A region from the Ciconia boyciana chromosome 1, ASM3463844v1, whole genome shotgun sequence genome encodes:
- the RASD2 gene encoding GTP-binding protein Rhes: protein MMKTMSGGNCTLNVPAKNSYRMVVLGASRVGKSSIVSRFLNGRFEDQYTPTIEDFHRKVYNIRGDMYQLDILDTSGNHPFPAMRRLSILTGDVFILVFSLDNRESFDEVKRLQKQILEVKSCLKNKTKESADLPMVICGNKNDHSEIFRKVRSDEGENLVSSDENCAYFEVSAKKNTNVDEMFYVLFSMAKLPHEMSPALHRKISIQYGDTFQQKSFRMRRVKDMDAYGMISPFARRPSVNSDLKYIKSKVLREGQSREREKCTIQ, encoded by the exons ATGATGAAGACCATGTCCGGTGGAAACTGCACCCTGAATGTGCCAGCCAAGAACTCTTACCGCATGGTAGTGCTGGGAGCCTCCAGGGTGGGGAAAAGCTCCATTGTCTCACGCTTTCTCAATGGCCGGTTTGAGGACCAGTACACTCCCACCATTGAGGATTTTCATCGCAAGGTCTACAACATCCGGGGAGACATGTATCAGCTGGACATCCTGGACACCTCTGGGAATCACCCTTTCCCTGCTATGAGGAGGCTTTCCATCCTGACAG GGGATGTTTTCATCCTGGTATTCAGCTTGGACAACAGAGAATCCTTTGATGAGGTCAAGAGGCTCCAGAAACAGATCCTTGAGGTCAAATCCTGCCTGAAGAACAAGACCAAGGAATCAGCTGACCTCCCCATGGTGATCTGTGGCAACAAAAATGACCACAGTGAAATCTTCCGCAAGGTACGCTCAGATGAAGGCGAGAACCTTGTCTCCAGTGATGAAAACTGCGCTTACTTCGAAGTTTCAGCCAAGAAGAACACCAATGTGGATGAGATGTTCTATGTCCTCTTCAGCATGGCCAAGCTACCTCATGAGATGAGCCCTGCCCTCCACAGGAAAATCTCCATCCAGTATGGTGACACCTTCCAACAGAAATCCTTCCGGATGCGCCGAGTCAAGGACATGGACGCCTACGGCATGATCTCTCCCTTTGCTCGCCGGCCAAGTGTCAACAGTGACCTGAAGTATATCAAATCAAAAGTTCTCAGGGAAGGTCAGtcaagggagagggagaaatgcACGATCCAGTGA